ACCATTACCATAGAAACAACAGGAACGATGCTTGTTGGTTCAGAGGTTGCCGCTGCCCTGGTAGTGCTCGAAAGCTTGCCGGTCGATATGATCGGATTTAACTGCGCTACCGGACCCGATATGATGCAGGAGAACGTTCGCTACCTCTGCGCATCTGGTAGGTTCCCTGTGGCGGTAATTCCGAACGCCGGACTGCCCCGTAACGATGGTGGCAGGGCCGTCTACGATCTCTCTCCAGAGGTCTTGGCTGATTACCACGAGGTCTTCGTTAAGGACTTCGGAGCGGCGATGGTAGGTGGTTGCTGCGGCACAACACCGGCACATATTAAAGCGCTCTATGATCGGGTTGGAAGCCTAGCTCCAAAGCCACCGCAGGGCCGGCTTGAACCGCATGTAACTTCAAATTATATGGCTGTGGCGCTCGATCAGCCCGGTAGCTCTCCGCTAATTATCGGAGAACGGTGCAACTCAAACGGCTCTAAGCTCTTTAAGGAGCACCTTCTGGCAGAGAACTGGGAGGCGATCGTAGAGATGGGTCGACGCGAGGTCGAGGAGGGGGCGCACGTACTTGATATATGCACCGCCTACGTTGGTCGTAACGAAGTAAAAGACATGACCGAGATCGTTTCGCGCTTCGTTGGACAGGTAACGGCGCCGCTAACGATCGATTCAACGCAGCTTGATGTGCTCGAAGTAGCGCTTAAGCTAATCGGTGGGCGCGCGATCATTAACTCAATTAATCTTGAGGATGGCGAGGATAAGTTCGACAAGATCTGTGACCTTGCTAATCGTTTCGGTGCGGCGCTTATAGCCCTAACTATCGATGAAGAGGGTATGGCGAAAACAGCCGAGAGGAAGCTCTCCGTTGCAGAACGTATCTATAGCCTCTGTACGGAGCGGCACGGCATTCCGGGTGAGGCGCTGATCTTTGATCCGCTCACATTTACGCTCGGGTCCGGTGATGAGGATAGTAGAAAGGCTGGAATAGAGACTTTAAACGGAATTCGCTTGATTAAGGAGCGCTTTCCGAACGTTCGTACTGTCCTAGGATTATCGAATATCTCGTTTGGACTTAAGCCCTTCCCCAGACAGATCCTTAACTCGGTATTTCTGGCGGAGGCTATTAAGCAGGGGCTTGATGCAGCCATCGTTCATCAGGGCAAGATCCTGCCGATGCATAAAATCCCGGCTGAGATACTCCAAATTACCCTTGATATTATCTACGATCGCCGAACAGAGGGATACGATCCGCTCTTTGTATTTCTCGAAAAGCTACAGGGCGCGGTTGCCGAGAAGAATCAGGAGGTAGCGGTTGATGGGCCGATAGAAGAGCGGCTTAAAAATGCTATTATCGACGGGCGCAAGCAGGGGATCGATCTGCTGCTAAATACAGCGCTTGAGAGCTACACAGCCCTTGAGATCGTCAACAAAATACTGCTCGATGGTATGAAGGTTGTGGGAGATCTCTTCGGTCGGGGTGATATGCAGCTGCCCTTCGTTCTGCAATCAGCCGAGACGATGAAGAAAGCGGTTGCGCACCTTGAGCAGTTCATGGAGAAGAGCGGCGATAACTCTAAGGGCTGCATGGTTATAGCAACGGTCAAGGGTGACGTGCACGATATAGGCAAGAACCTAGTTGATATTATCCTCAGCAATAACGGCTATAAGGTTGTTAATCTAGGCATTAAGCAACCCCTTGAATCGATTCTAGCTGCCTCAGCTGAGCACAAACCTGACGCCATCGGTATGTCGGGGCTCCTGGTTAAATCAACGCTC
This region of Pseudomonadota bacterium genomic DNA includes:
- the metH gene encoding methionine synthase, which gives rise to MPIKDPFLRRLREKVIIADGAMGTMIQLADPSPDDFGGLDGCNEYLICKRPDIIRSIHTKYLEAGADLVETNTFGSARLVLAEYDIGEQAYEISKLNAAAARAAVNEFSSTAWPRFVSGSIGPGTKLPTLGHISFDDMFESYLPQMIGLLDGGVDLFQIETCQDLLQVKCAVSAAVEAMKRCKRRVPICVTITIETTGTMLVGSEVAAALVVLESLPVDMIGFNCATGPDMMQENVRYLCASGRFPVAVIPNAGLPRNDGGRAVYDLSPEVLADYHEVFVKDFGAAMVGGCCGTTPAHIKALYDRVGSLAPKPPQGRLEPHVTSNYMAVALDQPGSSPLIIGERCNSNGSKLFKEHLLAENWEAIVEMGRREVEEGAHVLDICTAYVGRNEVKDMTEIVSRFVGQVTAPLTIDSTQLDVLEVALKLIGGRAIINSINLEDGEDKFDKICDLANRFGAALIALTIDEEGMAKTAERKLSVAERIYSLCTERHGIPGEALIFDPLTFTLGSGDEDSRKAGIETLNGIRLIKERFPNVRTVLGLSNISFGLKPFPRQILNSVFLAEAIKQGLDAAIVHQGKILPMHKIPAEILQITLDIIYDRRTEGYDPLFVFLEKLQGAVAEKNQEVAVDGPIEERLKNAIIDGRKQGIDLLLNTALESYTALEIVNKILLDGMKVVGDLFGRGDMQLPFVLQSAETMKKAVAHLEQFMEKSGDNSKGCMVIATVKGDVHDIGKNLVDIILSNNGYKVVNLGIKQPLESILAASAEHKPDAIGMSGLLVKSTLVMKENLEEMSRRGISTPVICGGAALNRAYVEVDLSAAYTTGRVFYGADAFTGLKLMDELTGRVAEKVLTADIDHTRERKGEMRVEREERVAIKAEEYVDTNTPQVLNIPKPPFWGVRYVERSDINLRELFAFINKKALYANQWMYRRGNRSTKEYKEFIQSHVDPLFYQWCERALERDWIQPRAVYGYFPCNSERNELIIYKPDDHSKEHCRIKFPRQISDKRRCIADFFLPLSSGRQDVVAFHVVTSGALASEKCAELFAADLYTDYLHFYGLSVETAEALAEFWHRHIRHELGIAGEDAATIEALFRQTYHGERYSFGYPACPNLEDQKYIFELLKPEN